From one Deinococcus sp. YIM 134068 genomic stretch:
- a CDS encoding tetratricopeptide repeat protein, which yields MIDVATTWGQACAALAEGDYDTAFDVLEAAMSEARRPERARIALYLASTHALYGDAATAEVGAALREARTLDPSLRADPLYLALSAELDARSRGPDAVPPTPAVREAAEPLARYHALGALALGEHPQEALDIHLPLTELPPHLRWRLRSWQADGEEQLGHLEEAAHLYAEAAHHARGLNRAIMLQEGAATLLQLGQTEGAQAALDGARPLYTGQDPEEGLNLATWHYLNAQALLALDKPEAALEAIREADRLEREHGDPSYGVALVWGQVLTHLGQHERALEHFEAALSVSTDADRHYALHELGVALLDLDRPVEARERLEAVLADPDYPYQPEVLADLAECDYRLGRLQEAQQTAEQALAQGAVVPASLVLGSVALDYYHLDDALEHYERVVREAAPDSRDWITGHQMAADVMAQQGFKDPAAAYAHAQQALEHTPESDDWHITLQDHLRKAEALMGQGGGRMLN from the coding sequence ATGATCGATGTGGCGACCACCTGGGGGCAGGCGTGCGCGGCGCTCGCGGAGGGTGACTACGACACGGCCTTCGACGTGCTGGAGGCCGCCATGAGCGAGGCCCGGCGGCCCGAGCGCGCCCGCATCGCCCTGTATCTGGCGAGCACCCACGCCCTGTACGGGGACGCGGCTACGGCGGAGGTCGGCGCGGCGTTGCGCGAGGCCCGGACTCTTGACCCCTCCTTGCGGGCCGACCCCCTCTACCTCGCCCTGAGCGCCGAACTCGACGCCCGCTCGCGCGGCCCGGACGCCGTGCCTCCCACCCCGGCGGTGCGCGAGGCCGCCGAACCGCTGGCCCGCTACCACGCCCTCGGTGCGCTCGCGCTCGGCGAGCACCCGCAGGAGGCGCTGGACATTCACCTCCCGCTGACCGAATTGCCCCCGCACCTGCGCTGGCGGCTGCGGAGCTGGCAGGCCGACGGCGAGGAACAGCTCGGGCACCTTGAGGAGGCCGCACACCTGTACGCGGAGGCGGCGCACCACGCCAGGGGTCTCAACCGCGCGATCATGCTTCAGGAGGGGGCGGCGACCCTGCTCCAGCTCGGGCAGACGGAGGGGGCACAGGCGGCCCTCGACGGGGCACGGCCCCTCTACACCGGCCAGGACCCCGAGGAGGGCTTGAACCTCGCCACCTGGCACTACCTCAACGCGCAGGCCCTCCTTGCCCTCGACAAGCCGGAGGCGGCGCTGGAGGCCATCCGGGAAGCCGACCGTCTGGAGCGCGAGCACGGCGACCCTAGCTACGGGGTGGCGCTCGTGTGGGGGCAGGTCCTGACGCACCTCGGGCAGCACGAGCGGGCGCTGGAACACTTCGAAGCCGCGCTAAGCGTCTCCACCGACGCCGACCGCCACTACGCGCTGCACGAACTCGGGGTCGCCCTGCTCGACCTCGACCGCCCGGTGGAGGCGCGCGAGCGTTTGGAGGCCGTGCTGGCCGACCCCGACTACCCCTACCAGCCGGAGGTACTGGCCGACCTCGCCGAGTGCGACTACCGCCTCGGGCGGCTCCAGGAGGCGCAGCAGACCGCCGAGCAGGCGCTGGCGCAGGGGGCGGTGGTGCCCGCCAGCCTCGTGCTGGGCAGCGTGGCGCTGGACTACTATCACCTCGACGACGCGCTGGAGCACTACGAGCGGGTGGTGCGCGAGGCCGCCCCCGACAGCCGCGACTGGATCACCGGGCACCAGATGGCCGCTGACGTGATGGCCCAGCAGGGCTTCAAGGACCCCGCCGCCGCCTACGCCCACGCCCAGCAGGCGCTGGAGCACACGCCCGAGAGCGACGACTGGCACATCACCCTGCAAGACCACCTGAGAAAGGCCGAGGCGCTGATGGGGCAGGGCGGGGGGCGGATGTTGAATTAG
- a CDS encoding ankyrin repeat domain-containing protein, which yields MQSDTNSTESNTSERTSPQAPTVAELDRETLEAVQAVFDLVRQGNAERLAPLLERGLPPNLCNQKGDSLLMLATYHGHREAARLLLEHGADPELRNDQGQTPILGAAFKGDAALVQLLLDHGADRESAGPDGKTALIMAAMFNRAEIVDLLLSRGADLHARDANGLSVLDAARVMGAPDTTAQLERLLRETT from the coding sequence ATGCAAAGCGACACCAATTCAACCGAATCCAACACCAGCGAGAGAACGTCACCGCAAGCGCCCACCGTCGCCGAACTCGACCGCGAGACGCTGGAGGCCGTCCAGGCCGTCTTCGATCTCGTCCGTCAGGGCAACGCCGAACGCCTCGCCCCCCTGCTGGAGCGTGGCCTGCCCCCCAACCTGTGCAACCAGAAGGGCGACAGCCTCCTGATGCTCGCCACCTACCACGGCCACCGGGAGGCCGCCCGTCTGCTGCTGGAACACGGGGCCGACCCGGAGTTGCGAAACGATCAGGGCCAGACGCCCATCCTCGGGGCCGCCTTCAAGGGCGACGCGGCGCTGGTCCAACTCCTGCTCGACCACGGCGCTGACCGCGAGAGCGCCGGGCCGGACGGCAAGACCGCGTTGATAATGGCCGCGATGTTCAACCGAGCGGAGATCGTGGACCTGCTCCTGTCACGCGGGGCCGACCTCCACGCGCGGGACGCGAACGGCCTGTCCGTGCTCGACGCCGCACGAGTGATGGGAGCGCCGGATACGACGGCCCAACTCGAACGGCTGTTGCGGGAGACGACGTAA
- a CDS encoding GNAT family N-acetyltransferase, with the protein MSLNVRPFEEADVPAWVALSNLVLGQNTTVESFRAQEERRDPSHVSHRWIAEVGGEVRGVAHLYFFSFDPPDFLHARVLVHPEARGQGIGGTLWAEVEKAVRELSPVGLVADVDDTDPVSLEWAERRGFHRHAHRFASELNLASFDETPHLAALERVEAQGVMFTDLVGADESTLDRYLRFVADRLTETPDLAGHPRWPPPQVREMLHLGHDPRPDWLILAVSPEGEWLGTTAMVQIRDFVYNELTATHPQARGQGLALPLKLQVIRRAREAGFSRMRTNNHSTNAPMLRVNERLGFQARPGRYEMHRPSR; encoded by the coding sequence GTGAGCCTGAACGTTCGGCCCTTCGAGGAGGCCGACGTGCCCGCGTGGGTGGCGCTGTCCAACCTCGTGCTGGGGCAGAACACCACCGTCGAGTCTTTTCGGGCGCAGGAGGAACGGCGCGACCCCTCGCACGTCAGCCACCGCTGGATTGCCGAGGTCGGGGGAGAGGTGCGCGGCGTGGCCCACCTGTATTTCTTCTCCTTTGACCCACCGGACTTCCTCCACGCCCGTGTCCTCGTCCACCCGGAGGCGCGGGGGCAGGGAATCGGCGGCACACTATGGGCTGAGGTAGAAAAGGCTGTACGAGAATTGAGTCCAGTGGGCCTCGTCGCCGATGTGGACGACACCGACCCGGTAAGTCTCGAATGGGCGGAGAGGCGGGGTTTTCACCGGCACGCCCACCGCTTCGCCTCCGAACTCAACCTGGCGAGCTTCGATGAGACGCCTCACCTCGCGGCCCTCGAACGTGTGGAGGCGCAGGGAGTCATGTTCACCGATCTGGTGGGCGCGGACGAGTCCACGCTCGACCGCTACCTCCGCTTCGTCGCCGACCGCCTGACCGAGACGCCCGACCTCGCCGGACACCCGCGCTGGCCGCCCCCGCAGGTGCGCGAGATGCTGCACTTAGGCCACGACCCACGCCCCGACTGGCTCATCCTCGCCGTCTCCCCGGAGGGCGAATGGCTCGGCACGACGGCGATGGTCCAGATTCGGGACTTCGTGTACAACGAACTCACCGCCACGCATCCGCAGGCACGCGGCCAGGGTCTTGCGCTGCCGCTCAAATTGCAGGTCATCCGCCGGGCGAGGGAGGCCGGATTCTCCCGGATGCGGACGAACAACCACAGCACGAACGCGCCCATGCTGCGCGTGAACGAACGGCTCGGCTTTCAGGCCCGGCCCGGACGGTACGAGATGCACCGCCCGTCGCGCTGA
- the rny gene encoding ribonuclease Y, which yields MTGMYVILALLGALTTWSFWRHSRGQRRQAATDDRLQREAQAEAERIQAQADAEARHLREQAEAVRQQAEQTRQDAARRLQEADERERQIALQLDAQRDQIAALRGQFEEERTQAKQDAARERESLSADRQETRRERDELKREIERLNRRAEQLDARGDKLDALEERLEGQLRALAGQEAELGERARQAELKLYEVANLTPEAAREQILGRLDAELEEEKAIRVRAMTERATAEARRTARSVVAQAIQRSASETSAQLSVSVVPIPNDAMKGRLIGREGRNIRAFEALTGVDLIIDDTPEAVILSSFNPVRREVAKHVLDALVADGRIHPTRIEEMVHKAQDEMKTFIHTQGEEAAIEAGVVGLKPGLVQLLGRMYFRTSYGQNVLKHSVQVAHLTGIMADELGLDAGLARRAGLMHDVGKSIDREIEGTHVEIGVNLAKRFGEPAEVIDAIAHHHDPENGETLYSVLVAAADAISAARPGARREELEAYVRRLEQLEQIAVAFPGVQQAYAIQAGREVRVIVQPEKVSDAQATLLAREIAGRVEQDMEYPGQVQVTVVRESRAVEVAR from the coding sequence ATGACAGGGATGTATGTCATCTTGGCGCTCTTGGGGGCACTGACCACGTGGTCGTTCTGGAGGCACTCGCGCGGGCAGCGGAGGCAGGCCGCAACCGACGACCGCCTGCAACGCGAGGCCCAGGCCGAGGCCGAGCGCATCCAGGCCCAGGCGGACGCCGAGGCCCGGCACCTGCGCGAGCAGGCCGAGGCGGTCCGGCAGCAGGCCGAGCAAACCCGCCAGGACGCCGCCCGCCGCCTTCAGGAAGCCGATGAACGTGAACGTCAGATCGCCCTTCAACTCGACGCGCAGCGCGACCAGATCGCGGCCCTGCGCGGGCAGTTCGAGGAGGAGCGCACCCAGGCCAAGCAGGACGCCGCCCGCGAGCGCGAGTCGCTGAGCGCGGACCGCCAGGAGACCCGCCGCGAGCGCGACGAACTCAAGCGCGAGATCGAGCGCCTCAACCGCCGGGCCGAGCAACTCGACGCGCGGGGCGACAAGCTCGACGCGCTGGAGGAGCGGCTGGAGGGGCAACTCCGGGCGCTCGCCGGGCAGGAGGCCGAACTGGGCGAGCGGGCGCGGCAGGCCGAACTCAAGCTGTACGAGGTGGCGAACCTGACCCCGGAGGCGGCCCGCGAGCAAATTCTGGGCCGCCTCGACGCCGAGCTGGAGGAGGAAAAGGCCATCCGCGTCCGGGCGATGACCGAGCGGGCCACCGCCGAGGCGAGGCGCACCGCCCGCAGCGTGGTCGCGCAGGCCATCCAGCGCAGCGCCTCGGAGACGAGCGCGCAGCTCAGCGTGTCGGTCGTGCCCATTCCTAACGACGCGATGAAGGGCCGCCTCATCGGGCGCGAGGGCCGCAACATCCGCGCCTTCGAGGCGCTGACGGGCGTGGACCTGATCATCGACGACACGCCGGAGGCCGTCATCCTCTCGTCCTTCAATCCGGTGCGGCGCGAGGTCGCCAAGCATGTGCTCGACGCGCTGGTCGCCGACGGGCGCATCCACCCCACCCGCATCGAGGAGATGGTCCACAAGGCGCAGGACGAGATGAAGACCTTCATCCACACCCAGGGCGAGGAGGCGGCCATCGAGGCGGGCGTGGTGGGTCTCAAGCCGGGGCTGGTGCAACTGCTGGGGCGGATGTACTTCCGCACGAGCTACGGTCAGAACGTCCTCAAGCACTCGGTTCAGGTCGCGCACCTCACGGGCATCATGGCGGACGAACTCGGACTGGACGCCGGGCTGGCCCGCCGCGCCGGGTTGATGCACGATGTGGGCAAGAGCATCGACCGCGAGATCGAGGGCACCCACGTCGAGATCGGGGTCAACCTCGCCAAGCGGTTCGGGGAACCCGCCGAGGTCATCGACGCCATCGCCCACCACCACGACCCGGAGAACGGGGAGACGCTGTATTCGGTGCTCGTGGCCGCCGCCGACGCGATCAGCGCGGCCCGGCCCGGTGCGCGGCGCGAGGAGCTGGAGGCCTATGTCCGGCGGCTGGAGCAACTGGAGCAGATCGCCGTCGCCTTTCCCGGCGTGCAGCAGGCGTATGCCATCCAGGCCGGGCGCGAGGTGCGCGTGATCGTCCAGCCCGAGAAGGTCAGCGACGCGCAGGCCACCCTCCTCGCCCGCGAGATCGCCGGACGGGTGGAGCAGGACATGGAGTACCCCGGCCAGGTGCAGGTCACGGTCGTGCGCGAGAGCCGCGCGGTGGAGGTCGCCCGGTAG
- the rpsR gene encoding 30S ribosomal protein S18 — protein MTQSSNTERKPRGKGPKRPRKPKVDPFSIGELEITDYKDVKMLRRFVSDTGKILPRRRTGLSAKHQRRISQTIKIARQLALLPYTEKLVRK, from the coding sequence ATGACCCAGAGCAGCAACACCGAGCGCAAACCGCGCGGCAAGGGACCCAAGCGGCCCCGCAAGCCCAAGGTCGATCCGTTCTCCATCGGGGAACTGGAGATCACCGACTACAAGGACGTGAAGATGCTCCGGCGCTTCGTGTCCGACACCGGCAAGATTTTGCCCCGCCGCCGCACCGGCCTCTCGGCCAAGCACCAGCGCCGCATCTCGCAGACGATCAAGATCGCCCGCCAGCTCGCGCTGCTGCCCTACACCGAGAAGCTGGTCCGCAAGTAA
- the ssb gene encoding single-stranded DNA-binding protein has protein sequence MARGMNHVYLIGALARDPELRYTPSGVAVFEATVAGEDHVIGSDGRERKLPWYHRVSILGKPAEWQAEKGLKSGDAVMVEGNLDYSQWEAPEGGKRSMVKVKAGRIEQLGYAPELVQDAGGGVRMGSGLNEVLVIGNVTRDPELRYTPAGDAVLGLGLAVNETWNDRQGQKQEKTHWIDVTLWRDLAESMKDLKKGDPVLVQGRLVNEAWQDKDGNKRNSTKVEATRVEALSRGVGTGSPTATPAAPRPQTASSASRPQPAAASASRAQPSRAATTGTRSGGLDIDQGLDDFPPEEEDLPF, from the coding sequence ATGGCCCGAGGCATGAACCACGTTTACCTGATCGGCGCACTTGCCCGCGACCCCGAACTCCGTTACACGCCGAGCGGCGTGGCCGTCTTCGAGGCGACCGTCGCCGGGGAAGACCACGTGATCGGCAGCGACGGACGCGAGCGCAAGCTGCCCTGGTACCACCGCGTCTCCATCCTGGGCAAGCCCGCCGAGTGGCAGGCCGAGAAGGGACTGAAGAGCGGGGACGCCGTGATGGTGGAAGGCAACCTGGACTACAGCCAGTGGGAAGCGCCCGAGGGCGGCAAACGCAGCATGGTCAAGGTGAAGGCCGGACGCATCGAGCAGCTCGGCTACGCCCCCGAACTCGTGCAGGACGCCGGAGGCGGCGTTCGCATGGGCAGCGGCCTGAACGAGGTCCTGGTGATCGGCAACGTGACCCGCGACCCCGAACTGCGCTACACCCCCGCCGGAGACGCCGTGCTCGGCCTCGGCCTCGCCGTGAACGAGACCTGGAATGACCGTCAGGGGCAGAAGCAGGAAAAGACGCACTGGATTGACGTGACGCTGTGGCGCGACCTCGCCGAGAGCATGAAGGACCTGAAGAAGGGCGATCCCGTCCTGGTGCAGGGACGGCTCGTGAACGAGGCGTGGCAGGACAAAGACGGCAACAAGCGCAACTCCACCAAAGTAGAGGCGACGCGAGTCGAAGCCCTTTCCCGAGGCGTGGGCACCGGCAGTCCCACAGCCACCCCCGCCGCACCTCGCCCGCAGACCGCGAGCAGTGCGTCGCGCCCCCAGCCCGCCGCTGCCAGCGCCAGCCGCGCGCAGCCGAGCCGGGCGGCGACCACGGGGACCCGTTCGGGGGGCTTGGATATTGATCAAGGTCTCGACGATTTCCCGCCGGAAGAGGAAGACCTGCCGTTTTAG
- the rpsF gene encoding 30S ribosomal protein S6 yields the protein MTQYDLNLILNPNLSAEQLQTEREYIETAVKNAGAEITNLDDVGNRRLAYAINKDREGYYLMYTIRAGGNPEKDIALNLRLRDNVRRILVVRDRPEQRTKKA from the coding sequence ATGACCCAGTACGACCTGAACCTGATCCTGAACCCCAACCTCAGCGCCGAACAGCTCCAGACGGAGCGCGAGTACATCGAGACGGCGGTGAAGAATGCGGGGGCGGAGATCACCAACCTCGACGACGTGGGCAACCGCCGCCTGGCGTATGCCATCAACAAGGACCGCGAGGGCTACTACCTGATGTACACCATCCGCGCGGGAGGCAACCCCGAAAAGGACATCGCCCTCAACCTGCGTCTGCGCGACAACGTGCGCCGCATCCTGGTGGTGCGCGACCGCCCCGAGCAGCGGACGAAGAAGGCCTGA
- the rplI gene encoding 50S ribosomal protein L9 produces MQVILLEPGRLGKTGDVVTVKPGYARNFLIPRGMATPANTANMKTLEAQLRARQKTQAQEKAKAEDLASRLNGVAVELSVRAGEGKIYGAVTHADVAGALDRLGFDVDRRRIDMPKTVKEIGEYDISYRAHPEVTIPLKLVIHGQK; encoded by the coding sequence ATGCAAGTGATCCTTCTTGAACCCGGTCGCCTGGGCAAGACCGGCGACGTGGTGACCGTCAAGCCCGGCTACGCCCGCAACTTTCTGATCCCCCGTGGCATGGCGACCCCCGCCAACACGGCCAACATGAAGACCCTGGAGGCCCAGCTCCGCGCCCGGCAGAAGACGCAGGCGCAGGAGAAGGCCAAGGCCGAGGACCTCGCCAGCCGCCTCAACGGTGTGGCCGTGGAACTCAGCGTCCGTGCGGGCGAGGGCAAGATTTACGGGGCCGTCACCCACGCCGACGTGGCCGGGGCGCTCGACCGCCTGGGCTTCGACGTGGACCGCCGCCGCATCGACATGCCGAAGACCGTCAAGGAAATCGGCGAGTACGACATCAGCTACCGCGCCCACCCCGAAGTCACCATACCGCTGAAGCTCGTCATCCACGGGCAGAAGTAA
- a CDS encoding DinB family protein: protein MSDETPQNWAEGILDILREAVEGGTPGQGTAFLDGTGADGSGNHGLLATLEGLDAEQASRDVNGSSIAGHARHTAFHMEVIVRWERDGDRGPFDWKGSFHPAQVSEEEWEAVRGRVRTAYDELVAFARTQAGGEAHGDATGGLTGAVAHAAYHLGAIRQMVKAVGAGA from the coding sequence ATGAGCGACGAAACTCCGCAGAACTGGGCCGAAGGCATCCTCGACATCCTGAGGGAAGCGGTGGAGGGTGGCACCCCCGGCCAGGGCACGGCCTTCCTCGACGGCACGGGGGCGGATGGCAGCGGCAACCACGGCCTGCTGGCGACGCTGGAGGGTCTCGATGCGGAACAGGCCAGCCGCGACGTGAACGGCTCGTCCATCGCCGGACACGCCCGCCACACCGCCTTTCACATGGAGGTCATCGTGCGTTGGGAGCGGGACGGCGACCGGGGGCCGTTCGACTGGAAGGGGAGCTTCCATCCGGCGCAGGTCAGCGAGGAGGAGTGGGAGGCGGTGCGGGGTCGCGTCCGCACCGCCTACGACGAATTGGTTGCTTTCGCCCGAACTCAAGCCGGGGGAGAGGCACACGGGGACGCGACGGGAGGCTTGACGGGAGCCGTCGCCCACGCCGCCTACCACCTCGGCGCGATCCGGCAGATGGTGAAGGCGGTGGGAGCCGGGGCGTGA
- a CDS encoding ATP-dependent metallopeptidase FtsH/Yme1/Tma family protein — protein sequence MRLRHLFRGLLLALPIAVFALFGVWMLKSLFWPASVPYAEFGRLLEAGRVERVVVREDVARVVLEEPASVSVMGSSTPRELSAFTVRLPSSQATPDSALLQQLQAQGVDFRFEPPSQWLGILLNFLPVLLLLAIPGLFLLAVLLVLTVRRRAPDPR from the coding sequence ATGCGCCTGCGCCACCTGTTCCGGGGTCTCCTGCTCGCCCTGCCCATCGCCGTGTTCGCCCTGTTCGGGGTATGGATGCTGAAGAGCCTGTTCTGGCCCGCTTCCGTGCCCTACGCGGAGTTCGGACGGCTGCTGGAGGCGGGTCGAGTGGAGCGCGTCGTCGTGCGGGAGGACGTGGCGCGGGTGGTGCTGGAGGAACCCGCGAGCGTCAGCGTCATGGGTTCGTCTACCCCACGCGAATTGAGCGCGTTCACCGTGCGGCTGCCGAGCAGTCAAGCCACCCCCGACTCCGCGCTGCTCCAGCAACTTCAGGCGCAGGGCGTGGACTTCCGCTTCGAGCCGCCCAGCCAGTGGCTCGGCATCCTGCTCAACTTCCTGCCCGTCCTTCTGCTGCTGGCAATTCCGGGTCTCTTCCTGCTGGCGGTGCTGCTCGTCCTCACTGTTCGCCGCCGAGCGCCGGACCCCCGCTGA
- a CDS encoding serine/threonine-protein kinase: MTPDRSIPGHTLLRPLGRGETSLVYLARDAGGREVALKVPHERTLSTQDAAERFGNEVRLTLQFRHPHLVRGFAGTPFGPQAFLAVRYYPEGSLCDVLQRLPGRVLEQAAALRVLADVASALGHLHGLGAVHQDVKRQNVYVQEGRAALGDLGSAYFTAQGGRASGSPFYMAPEVYHGESGGPASDVYSLGILAYELLAGQRPFRGETYEEVMGAHLTRFAPPLLSLNPQLSPTIARLTERALAKRPADRPTADALRAALQAALGEEDSCAESVAVTAPVRSVGRHVPPPRVAEPQPEDVGAGRWNPFKRRR, from the coding sequence ATGACCCCAGACCGCTCCATTCCCGGCCACACCCTCCTGCGTCCCCTCGGGCGGGGGGAGACCTCGCTCGTGTACCTCGCGCGGGACGCGGGGGGCCGGGAGGTCGCCCTCAAGGTGCCGCACGAGCGGACACTGAGCACGCAGGACGCGGCGGAGCGGTTCGGGAACGAGGTGCGGCTGACCCTGCAATTCCGCCACCCCCACCTCGTGCGGGGTTTCGCGGGCACGCCCTTCGGCCCGCAGGCGTTTCTCGCAGTGCGGTACTACCCGGAGGGGTCGCTGTGCGACGTGCTCCAGCGGCTGCCGGGGCGCGTCTTGGAGCAGGCGGCGGCGCTACGAGTGCTGGCGGACGTGGCGTCGGCCCTCGGCCACCTGCACGGCCTGGGGGCCGTCCATCAGGACGTGAAGCGGCAGAACGTGTACGTTCAGGAGGGGCGGGCGGCGCTGGGCGACCTGGGCAGCGCCTACTTCACCGCGCAGGGGGGGCGGGCGAGCGGCAGCCCCTTCTACATGGCCCCGGAGGTCTACCACGGCGAGAGCGGCGGCCCGGCGAGCGATGTCTACAGCCTCGGCATTCTCGCCTACGAGCTGCTGGCGGGGCAGCGACCCTTCCGGGGCGAGACCTACGAGGAAGTGATGGGCGCGCACCTGACCCGTTTCGCGCCGCCGCTGCTGTCGCTCAACCCCCAGCTTTCGCCCACCATCGCGCGCCTCACCGAGCGTGCCCTCGCCAAGCGGCCCGCAGACAGGCCGACAGCGGACGCCCTGCGCGCCGCCCTGCAAGCCGCCCTCGGTGAGGAGGACTCCTGCGCGGAGAGCGTCGCGGTCACGGCTCCCGTGAGGTCGGTAGGCCGCCATGTTCCACCTCCCAGAGTCGCCGAGCCGCAGCCGGAAGATGTGGGCGCGGGCCGCTGGAATCCCTTCAAACGGCGGAGGTAG
- the prfB gene encoding peptide chain release factor 2 (programmed frameshift), whose protein sequence is MQELLEKLASLREYLDIPGKTRRLNELDRELSDPALWNNAGRARQVTQEAGTLRRVVEGYQGLQADVSGLAEMLEIADDEDRELLAEEQEGIQARVDDLYRETLFTMKHADAPAIVRVKSGAGGTESQDWAGMLTRMFMRWAERHGYKVELIDQQDGEQAGVLGAEFIIRGERAYGMTAPEHGVHRLVRVSPFDSNNRRHTSFASVDVVPQVPEEEINIHIPDSDLRRDVFRSQGAGGQGVNTTDSAVRLTHLPTGIAVASQQTRSQIKNHEIALQILKQRLYDIEARKREEEEAKARGEQKKIEWGSQIRSYVLDKQYVKDHRTGVMKHNPDDVLDGDLDDLMWAGLEWMAGKRVAEDAGVDE, encoded by the exons ATGCAGGAATTGCTGGAAAAACTGGCGTCGCTCCGGGAGTACCTT GACATTCCCGGCAAGACGCGCAGGCTGAACGAACTCGACCGTGAGTTGAGCGACCCGGCCCTCTGGAACAACGCGGGCCGCGCCCGGCAGGTGACGCAGGAGGCGGGGACGCTGCGCCGGGTGGTGGAGGGCTACCAGGGCCTTCAGGCCGACGTGAGCGGCCTCGCCGAGATGCTGGAGATCGCCGACGACGAGGACCGCGAACTCCTCGCCGAGGAGCAGGAGGGCATTCAGGCGCGGGTGGACGACCTGTACCGCGAGACGCTCTTCACGATGAAGCACGCCGACGCTCCCGCCATCGTGCGGGTCAAGAGCGGCGCGGGCGGCACCGAGTCGCAGGACTGGGCGGGAATGCTCACGCGGATGTTCATGCGCTGGGCCGAGCGGCACGGGTACAAGGTCGAACTGATCGACCAGCAGGACGGCGAGCAGGCCGGGGTGCTCGGGGCCGAATTCATCATCCGGGGGGAAAGGGCGTACGGCATGACCGCGCCCGAGCACGGCGTCCACCGCCTCGTCCGGGTCTCGCCCTTCGACTCGAACAACCGCCGCCACACCTCGTTCGCCTCGGTGGACGTGGTGCCGCAGGTCCCGGAGGAGGAGATCAACATCCACATCCCCGACTCCGATCTGCGCCGGGACGTGTTCCGCTCGCAGGGGGCCGGGGGGCAGGGCGTCAACACCACCGACTCCGCCGTGCGCCTGACGCACCTCCCCACGGGCATCGCCGTGGCGTCGCAGCAGACCAGAAGCCAGATCAAGAACCACGAGATCGCCCTCCAGATTCTCAAGCAGCGCCTCTACGACATCGAGGCCAGGAAGCGCGAGGAGGAGGAGGCAAAGGCGCGCGGCGAGCAGAAGAAGATCGAGTGGGGGTCGCAGATTCGCTCCTACGTCCTCGACAAGCAGTATGTCAAGGACCACCGCACGGGCGTGATGAAGCACAACCCCGACGACGTGCTCGACGGCGACCTCGACGACCTGATGTGGGCGGGCCTGGAGTGGATGGCCGGGAAGCGCGTGGCCGAGGACGCGGGCGTGGACGAGTAG
- a CDS encoding dienelactone hydrolase family protein, which yields MLKHALTLTVLALSSPALGQAVRGTDVNVTSGGRAYKSYLAAPTSAPTTRKPAVILLHSFNGLEQGYRDLVDEMAAAGFVTLALGWQTFEQEPSDTVVRTLVEDGVKYLGARRDVNVNAVGLTGFCAGGRYTMLLLPQMKQFKSGVAWYGFPDQGGTAAKPQTPTAVIGQLTAPMLIIHGTRDQPSPIAGIYAYAQRLDAANKVFKLSAYQGERHGFLLSEGRLANTVASRDARRDMLNYFREYLR from the coding sequence ATGCTCAAGCACGCGCTGACGCTGACGGTCCTCGCCCTCTCCTCCCCCGCGCTCGGACAGGCGGTGAGGGGCACCGACGTGAACGTGACGAGCGGCGGGCGGGCGTACAAGAGTTACCTCGCCGCGCCGACCTCGGCCCCGACCACCCGTAAACCCGCCGTGATCCTGCTGCACTCCTTCAATGGGCTGGAGCAGGGCTACCGCGACCTCGTGGACGAGATGGCGGCGGCGGGCTTCGTGACGCTGGCGCTGGGCTGGCAGACCTTCGAGCAGGAGCCGAGCGACACAGTGGTGAGGACGCTCGTGGAGGACGGGGTGAAGTATCTCGGCGCGCGGCGGGACGTGAACGTGAATGCCGTGGGCCTGACGGGTTTTTGCGCGGGTGGGCGCTACACCATGCTGCTGCTGCCGCAGATGAAGCAGTTCAAGTCGGGCGTGGCCTGGTACGGCTTCCCCGATCAGGGCGGCACGGCGGCCAAACCGCAGACGCCCACCGCCGTGATCGGGCAACTGACGGCACCCATGCTGATCATCCACGGGACGCGCGACCAGCCCAGCCCCATCGCGGGCATCTACGCCTACGCGCAGAGGCTCGACGCAGCGAACAAGGTCTTCAAGCTCAGCGCGTATCAGGGCGAGCGGCACGGCTTCCTGCTCAGCGAGGGCCGTTTGGCGAACACCGTCGCCAGCCGGGACGCGCGGCGGGACATGCTGAATTATTTCCGGGAGTATCTGCGGTAG